Part of the Natrialbaceae archaeon AArc-T1-2 genome, CTCGTGGTACTCGAGGGTCGACCCGATCGCGTCGACGACGCGACGCGGGCTGGGACCGCTTGCCCCCGTATTGAGATAGATCGCCTCCTCGAGAGCAGGGATGTCAGCACGAAGCTCGGTCGGGTTCATGGGATCACTGTTGCCGACCAGTCAGTAGAGACTACCGGTCGAGAAGCACCGATCGAACGCGCCGACTCGATCGCGGCGTCGACGACGTTACGTGTAGTTCTCGATCATACTGCGGAGCTGGTCGGCCGGCTTCGCGCCGACGTGCTGTTCGGCCTGCTCGCCGTCTGCGAACAGTACGAGCGTCGGGACGCCCCGGACGCCGTAGGTGGCAGCGAGCCCCTGGAGTCGGTCGACGTCGACTTTCGCGACGGCGGCGTCGGTCTCGCTCGCGAGTGCCTCGACGACGGGCTCGAGCATCTGACACGGGCCACACCAGTCGGCGTAGAAGTCGACGAGCACGACGTCGTACTCGGCGACGACGTCGTCGAGGTGTGATTCGTCGTCGATGACGATCGGTTCGTCGGGAAGTTCGGTCTGTGACATCGTACGCCTACCTACGGACCAGGACGGTTTAACAATTTTGGATAGTAGATACA contains:
- the trxA gene encoding thioredoxin, with the translated sequence MSQTELPDEPIVIDDESHLDDVVAEYDVVLVDFYADWCGPCQMLEPVVEALASETDAAVAKVDVDRLQGLAATYGVRGVPTLVLFADGEQAEQHVGAKPADQLRSMIENYT